The Macadamia integrifolia cultivar HAES 741 unplaced genomic scaffold, SCU_Mint_v3 scaffold1283, whole genome shotgun sequence genome has a segment encoding these proteins:
- the LOC122063295 gene encoding uncharacterized protein LOC122063295: MFQAALVLGTASTGGSFATCKARGRKPKHKAPPPTKGNDAQLRVSLGFGADRREPLWQCAQGCGACCKLQKGPSFASPEEIFHDPSDIQLYNSLIGPDGWCIHFEKTTRTCSIYSERPYFCRVEPQIFQDLYGIDKKRFNKEACSCCRDTIKEIYGAHSEELDNFSRTIRNQDCS; this comes from the exons ATGTTTCAGGCGGCTTTGGTGTTGGGCACTGCGAGCACCGGCGGCAGCTTTGCCACATGTAAGGCGCGTGGGAGGAAGCCCAAGCACAAGGCTCCTCCTCCGACCAAGGGAAACGATGCTCAGCTCAGGGTCAGCTTAGGCTTTGGTGCAGACCGAAGGGAGCCATTGTGGCAATGCGCACAGGGATGCGGCGCTTGCTGTAAGCTTCAAAAAGGACCCTCCTTCGCCTCCCCTGAAGAAATCTTCCATGACCCTTCTGATATTCAG CTTTATAACAGCTTGATTGGTCCGGATGGATGGTGTATACACTTCGAGAAAACCACTCGCACTTGCTCCATTTACTCTG AACGTCCATATTTCTGTCGTGTAGAACCACAAATATTCCAAGATTTGTATGGGATTGATAAGAAGAGATTCAACAAGGAGGCTTGCAG CTGCTGTAGGGATACCATTAAAGAAATTTATGGTGCTCATTCAGAAGAGCTGGATAATTTCAGTCGTACTATAAGGAACCAAGACTGTTCTTAG